In a single window of the Bacillus rossius redtenbacheri isolate Brsri chromosome 8, Brsri_v3, whole genome shotgun sequence genome:
- the LOC134534820 gene encoding small ribosomal subunit protein mS22 gives MDKKFMYNQLLAKMNNRGSHCRIYLKFFFVMAVYLLKMFSKVFNVLPLQERHLLYRLRTNISCLRLLCTPSCQDRDPAPLFISPEVQTLLKQLTRVDLGKVFRKRRNERKLAPPQYKFLTDDQLKQAVKEAREKVDRKLQMPPVVKSSGEVDEVLSLDPELKGYCDTAFVFTDISFGVSSRDRLVVVRDPDGTLRKASREQRSRMNQLYFPVGGRQMKMPRMFEEQYLKSLLEQHEYEFVLDRACIQLEPDDSEFHRIAATAYDHVDDHCQYDALRSTRHFGPLAFHLAFHRRIDNLLLDTIQAGRLDESAALVKLFHILHPKEKSQMDAHGQHDVEVVKMYIQADAVRKSSLELALQTYLDLEEQRQSVKESIQRAHGT, from the exons ATGGATAAAAAGTTCATGTATAATCAGCTACTGGCTAAAATGAATAATCGTGGAAGCCATTGccgtatttatttaaagttttttttcgtaatggctgtttatttattaaaaatgtttagtaAAGTTTTTAATGTATTACCATTACAGGAGCGTCACCTTTTATATCGTCTTAGAACCAATATTAGTTGTTTAAGATTGCTTTGCACCCCATCATGTCAAG ACAGAGATCCAGCGCCCCTGTTCATCAGCCCCGAGGTACAGACGCTCCTGAAGCAGCTCACCCGGGTGGATCTCGGCAAAGTGTTCAGGAAGAGGAGGAACGAGCGGAAGCTGGCACCGCCGCAGTACAAGTTCCTCACCGACGACCAGCTCAAACAA GCAGTGAAGGAAGCCCGAGAGAAGGTGGACCGCAAGCTGCAGATGCCTCCGGTCGTGAAGAGCAGCGGTGAGGTCGACGAGGTGTTGTCGCTGGACCCCGAGCTGAAGGGCTACTGCGACACTGCCTTCGTCTTCACGGACATATCCTTCGGCGTGTCCAGCAGG GATCGCCTAGTTGTGGTGCGGGACCCCGATGGGACATTACGCAAGGCTTCGCGGGAACAAAGGTCACGAATGAATCAACTTTACTTCCCGGTGGGCGGGAGGCAAATGAAGATGCCCAGAATGTTCGAGGAACAGTACCTGAAG TCGCTACTGGAGCAGCACGAGTATGAGTTCGTGCTGGACCGTGCGTGCATCCAGCTGGAGCCGGACGACTCCGAGTTCCACCGCATTGCCGCCACCGCCTACGACCACGTGGACGATCACTGCCAGTACGACGCCCTCCGCTCCACCAGGCACTTTGGGCCCTTGGCGTTCCACCTGGCTTTCCACCGCCGCATCGACAACCTGTTGCTGGACACCATTCAGGCCGGACG ACTTGACGAATCAGCTGCCTTGGTCAAGCTTTTCCACATCCTCCACCCGAAGGAAAAGTCTCAAATGGATGCTCATGGACAACACGACGTAGAGGTTGTCAAG atGTACATACAAGCAGACGCAGTGAGAAAGAGCAGTCTAGAACTAGCATTGCAGACGTATTTGGATTTAGAAGAGCAGCGACAAAGTGTTAAGGAAAGCATTCAGAGAGCTCATGGCACGTAG